A genome region from Brassica oleracea var. oleracea cultivar TO1000 chromosome C2, BOL, whole genome shotgun sequence includes the following:
- the LOC106326867 gene encoding magnesium transporter MRS2-7-like has product MSPDGESATVDPSTVVTVKRKTTKPSRSWTSIDTTGKRTVLDEDKYAIMHRVQIHARDLRILDPNLSYPSAILGRERAIVLNLEHIKAIITAQEVLVRDSSDENLVPVLEEFQRRLPVVQGDAEAGEEDESPFEFRALEVVLEAICSVLAARTTELETSAYPALDELTSKISSRNLERVRKLKSAMTRLTARVQKVRDELEQLLDDDDDMADIYLTRKLAGVSSSVSVSDEPLWYPTSPTIGSKISRASRMSLVSVRGDDENDVEELEMLLEAYFMQIDSTLNKLTALREYIDDTEDYINIQLDNHRNQLIQLELMLSSGTVCISMYSMIAGIFGMNIPYTWNDEHGYVFKWVVSLTGTFCAALFVIVLSYARYKGLVGSWWSKENKQD; this is encoded by the exons GCTTGACGAAGACAAATACGCGATTATGCACCGTGTTCAGATCCACGCTCGTGATCTCCGGATCCTTGACCCGAACCTTTCTTACCCGTCTGCTATACTTGGTCGAGAGAGGGCCATTGTTCTTAACTTAGAG CATATCAAGGCCATTATCACTGCTCAAGAG GTTCTGGTTCGGGATTCTTCAGATGAAAATCTTGTTCCTGTCTTGGAGGAGTTTCAGAGACGCTTGCCCGTTGTTCAAGGAGATGCTGAAGCGGGTGAAGAAGATG AATCACCGTTTGAATTTCGGGCGCTAGAGGTAGTTTTGGAAGCTATTTGCAGCGTACTAGCTGCAAGGACAACAGAACTAGAGACTTCTGCTTATCCTGCTTTGGATGAACTAACCTCGAAG ATAAGTAGCCGTAACTTGGAAAGGGTTCGTAAACTGAAAAGTGCCATGACACGATTAACAGCTCGAGTCCAAAAG GTAAGGGATGAGCTGGAACAATTGTTGGATGATGACGATGATATGGCAGATATATATCTTACAAGAAAGCTTGCTGGTGTATCTTCATCGGTTAGTGTTTCTGATGAACCCCTTTGGTATCCTACGTCACCAACAATAGGTTCCAAGATTTCAAGAGCAAGTAGAATGAGTTTAGTCTCGGTTCGTGGGGACGATGAAAACGACGTTGAAGAACTTGAAATGTTGCTCGAG GCTTACTTCATGCAAATCGACAGCACTTTGAACAAATTAACCGCG CTACGCGAGTATATTGATGACACGGAGGATTACATTAACATCCAGCTAGACAATCATCGAAATCAACTCATTCAG TTAGAGCTTATGCTAAGCTCTGGAACTGTTTGCATATCAATGTACTCTATGATCGCGGGAATATTTGGCATGAACATTCCATACACATGGAACGACGAACATGGATACGTTTTCAAATGG GTGGTTAGCCTGACAGGGACATTTTGCGCAGCCTTGTTTGTGATTGTACTGTCGTACGCTCGGTACAAAGGGCTTGTGGGATCTTGGTGGTCCAAGGAAAATAAACAGGATTGA
- the LOC106326866 gene encoding probable WRKY transcription factor 19 has translation MNPNHGGDPLSNATGINYMGDSQSHFCSDVSNCTDDSCRLVLGLGPTSAPYCFTNKSYGSRSTQELPSSQGGSALQLGLPDTLSGLDSSSSTYTSRQCVDEGSTSAKRSSGGYMPPLLLHPKTNNVRRCGFIKGCDKAARGKSGLCIKHGGGKRCVIESCARSAEGQAGLCISHGGGRRCQFSSGCDKGAQGSTNYCKAHGGGKRCIFSGCGKGAEGSTPLCKAHGGGKRCMADGGGVCSKSVHGGTNFCVAHGGGKRCVVSGCTKSARGRTDCCVKHGGGKRCVVGECGKSAQGSGELCKAHGGGKRCSWGGGGCEKFARGKSGLCAKHNSVKEKGGDGGSKSGLIGPGLFSGLVIGSSSDHSQSEVSAIQLEKRQKMMMIPMQVLVPSSMRSMSDSHEGETNVFDFMIPEERVHGGGMMMSLLGGSMKQPSTDGI, from the coding sequence ATGAATCCGAATCACGGTGGAGATCCTCTCTCTAATGCCACCGGCATCAATTATATGGGAGACTCTCAAAGCCATTTTTGTTCTGATGTTTCTAACTGCACTGATGATAGCTGCCGCTTAGTCCTTGGACTAGGTCCAACATCAGCTCCATACTGTTTCACCAACAAAAGTTATGGCTCTAGATCCACTCAAGAACTCCCATCATCACAAGGTGGTTCAGCTCTTCAACTTGGTCTTCCAGACACTCTAAGTGGACTTGATTCCTCATCGTCTACATATACTAGCAGACAATGTGTGGATGAAGGTTCTACTTCCGCAAAGAGATCATCAGGTGGCTACATGCCACCACTCCTGTTACATCCAAAGACGAATAACGTTAGACGTTGCGGGTTCATCAAGGGGTGTGACAAAGCAGCGCGGGGAAAATCAGGTCTCTGCATAAAACACGGTGGTGGCAAGAGATGTGTTATAGAAAGCTGTGCGCGAAGTGCTGAAGGACAAGCTGGTCTTTGTATATCTCACGGTGGTGGGAGACGCTGTCAGTTTTCTTCAGGGTGTGATAAAGGAGCTCAAGGGAGTACTAACTACTGCAAAGCACATGGAGGTGGGAAACGCTGTATATTCTCAGGGTGTGGTAAAGGAGCAGAAGGGAGTACTCCTCTGTGTAAGGCGCACGGTGGTGGGAAGCGTTGTATGGCTGATGGAGGTGGGGTTTGCTCTAAGAGTGTGCATGGTGGGACTAACTTCTGCGTTGCTCATGGTGGTGGGAAGAGATGTGTTGTGTCAGGGTGTACTAAGAGTGCTCGTGGTCGCACTGATTGTTGTGTTAAGCACGGTGGTGGAAAGCGGTGTGTGGTTGGTGAGTGTGGGAAGAGTGCTCAAGGGAGTGGTGAGTTGTGCAAAGCTCATGGCGGTGGGAAGAGGTGTTCTTGGGGAGGTGGGGGATGTGAGAAGTTTGCTAGAGGGAAGAGTGGTTTGTGTGCTAAGCATAATAGTGTTAAGGAGAAAGGAGGAGATGGTGGAAGCAAGAGTGGTTTGATTGGACCGGGGTTGTTCAGTGGCCTTGTTATTGGTTCTAGTTCTGATCATTCTCAGTCTGAAGTTAGCGCTATACAGTTGGAGAAAAGGCAGAAGATGATGATGATACCGATGCAGGTTCTTGTGCCTTCATCAATGAGATCTATGAGTGATTCACATGAAGGAGAAACAAACGTGTTTGACTTTATGATTCCGGAGGAGAGAGTTCATGGTGGTGGGATGATGATGTCTTTACTTGGTGGCAGCATGAAACAACCTTCCACTGATGGAATCTGA
- the LOC106326869 gene encoding cytochrome b5 domain-containing protein RLF-like, which translates to MDATKDDDFTFSRAVPSESEASLEAKDLASRVDSLTLKDSLHPQRSNKPLSQVPPKEKTVGSLSFTVTDSSSSSSSKPSNESSSSDILKSRKPITRTKVPFEKGYSQMDWLKLTRTHPDLAGLKGESNRRLISMDEVKRHNKTGDSMWTVLKGRVYNITPYMNFHPGGVDMLMKAVGRDGTLLFNKYHAWVSYDILLEKCLVGVLDDAKVKKQEG; encoded by the exons ATGGATGCTACTAAGGATGATGACTTCACATTCTCAAGG GCTGTGCCATCAGAGAGCGAAGCATCTCTAGAGGCAAAAGATCTCGCATCACGTGTGGACTCTCTCACCCTTAAAGATTCATTACATCCTCAACGCAGCAACAAGCCTCTGTCTCAAGTCCCTCCCAAGGAAAAAACAGTTGGTTCTTTGTCCTTCACCGTGACAGACTCATCCTCATCCTCTTCATCAAAACCCTCCAACGAATCATCATCATCCGACATTCTCAAATCTAGAAAGCCTATAACTCGCACCAAAGTCCCGTTCGAAAAGGGTTACAGCCAAATGGACTGGCTCAAACTCACAAGAACGCATCCCGACCTCGCAGGCCTTAAGGGGGAGTCGAACAGGAGGCTTATATCGATGGATGAAGTGAAGAGGCACAACAAGACGGGAGACTCGATGTGGACTGTGTTGAAAGGACGTGTGTACAACATAACGCCTTATATGAATTTTCATCCGGGAGGTGTTGATATGTTGATGAAAGCTGTTGGGAGAGATGGGACGTTGTTGTTCAACAAGTACCATGCTTGGGTGAGTTATGATATCTTGCTTGAGAAATGCCTTGTTGGAGTTTTGGATGATGCCAAAGTGAAGAAGCAAGAAGGGTGA